The DNA window GGTCGCGCGCGTCCTCGACGCGCTGGCGGACGCCGCCGTAACCCGCGTCGTCGCGGTCGCGTCGCCGCACGCCCCCGACACCCGGCGCGCGCTCCGGGACGGACTCGCCGCGGAGGCTGCGGTGCCGTGTACCGTCCTCGACGGGAGCGGAGAGGGGTACGTCGCCGACCTCGAGGTCGGCCTCTCGGCGGTCGACGGCCCGGCCGTCACCGTCGCGGCCGACCTCCCGCTGCTCCGCGGGCGCGACGTCGACGCCGCGATCGGGGCGGCGGTCTCCGGGGACGCGCCCCCCTCGGAGGTGGGCTCCGCCACGGACGGTCCCGTCCGCTCGGTGAC is part of the Halorubrum aethiopicum genome and encodes:
- a CDS encoding NTP transferase domain-containing protein, producing the protein MRETDGGEAGSAPELPAVLLCGGRGTRLGGDAEKPLVEVGGRPMVARVLDALADAAVTRVVAVASPHAPDTRRALRDGLAAEAAVPCTVLDGSGEGYVADLEVGLSAVDGPAVTVAADLPLLRGRDVDAAIGAAVSGDAPPSEVGSATDGPVRSVTVCVPVAYKRDLGASVDASFEHAGTPVAPTGLNVVGDGPDRVVVRERDSIAVNVNRPGDLELARRLADS